A section of the Meles meles chromosome 8, mMelMel3.1 paternal haplotype, whole genome shotgun sequence genome encodes:
- the LOC123949580 gene encoding olfactory receptor 52A1-like translates to MSISNITVFMPSVLTLIGIPGLESVQCWIGIPFCAMYLFALIGNSMLLVIIISEHSLHEPMYIFLGMLGVTDIVLGTSIVPKMLGIFWFHVPEIYFDFCLLQMGFIHIFECIESGILLAMAMDRYVAICYPLRYTAIFTHQLVTQIGAVVTLRATILVAPSLVLIKCRLQFYHTTIISHSYCEHMAIVKLATENVWVSKIYGLFVAFAVAGFDLIFITLSYIQIFITVFRLPQKEARWKAFNTCVAHICVFLQLYFLAFFSFFTHRFGAHIPPYIHILFSSLYLLVPPFLNPLVYGAKTKQIRIHIVKMLSS, encoded by the coding sequence ATGTCCATCTCCAACATTACAGTCTTCATGCCTTCTGTGTTGACCCTAATAGGGATCCCAGGCCTAGAGTCTGTGCAGTGCTGGATAGGGATTCCTTTCTGTGCCATGTATCTCTTTGCTTTGATTGGAAATTCCATGCTGCTGGTCATCATCATTTCAGAGCATAGCCTCCATGAACCCATGTATATTTTCCTAGGGATGCTAGGAGTCACAGATATTGTACTTGGCACAAGCATCGTGCCCAAGATGCTTGGCATTTTCTGGTTTCATGTGCCAgagatttattttgatttttgcttGCTTCAGATGGGGTTCATCCACATTTTTGAGTGCATCGAGTCAGGCATCCTCCTGGCCATGGCTATGGACCGTTATGTGGCCATCTGCTATCCACTAAGATATACTGCCATCTTCACCCACCAGCTGGTCACCCAAATAGGGGCTGTTGTAACACTTAGAGCTACTATTCTGGTAGCTCCATCTTTAGTACTGATAAAATGTCGGCTTCAATTTTACCATACGACCATCATCTCCCACTCCTATTGTGAGCATATGGCCATTGTGAAGCTGGCTACAGAAAATGTGTGGGTCAGCAAAATCTATGGCTTGTTTGTGGCATTTGCTGTTGCAGGATTTGACCTGATCTTCATCACTTTGTCCTACATACAAATATTTATCACAGTTTTTCGTTTGCCCCAGAAGGAGGCTCGGTGGAAAGCATTCAATACCTGCGTCGCCCACATCTGTGTCTTCCTCCAGCTCTACTTCCttgccttcttctcctttttcacaCATAGGTTTGGTGCTCACATTCCCCCTTATATCCATATCCTCTTTTCTAGCCTCTACTTGCTGGTTCCCCCTTTTCTCAATCCACTTGTCTATGGTGCCAAGACCAAGCAGATCCGCATTCACATAGTAAAGATGTTGTCTTCATAA
- the LOC123949381 gene encoding olfactory receptor 52Z1-like — translation MMPQMPPSSYNDTGPQDMWYVLIGIPGLEDFHTWISIPICSMYVLAVVGNVFLIFVIVTERSLHEPMYIFLSMLASADVLLSTATAPKMLAIFWFQSMDISFGCCVSQMFFIHFIFVAESAILLAMAFDRYVAICHPLRYTTILTSSVTGKIGIAAMVRSVIICLPFTFLVHRLRYCGRNIIPHSYCEHMGIARLACDNIRVNIIYGLTVALLSTGLDIVFIMMSYTMILCTVFQIPSWAARFKALNTCASHICVILMFYAPAFFSFFAHRFGGETIPHHVHILVANLYVVVPPMLNPIIYGVKTKQIQDRVILLYSCITTCC, via the coding sequence ATGATGCCACAGATGCCTCCCTCCTCCTATAATGACACTGGTCCCCAGGATATGTGGTATGTCCTGATTGGAATCCCAGGACTGGAAGATTTTCACACCTGGATCTCCATCCCTATCTGTTCCATGTATGTTTTGGCTGTGGTAGGCAACGTGTTCTTGATCTTCGTGATTGTGACTGAGCGCAGTCTCCATGAGCCCATGTATATCTTCCTTTCCATGCTGGCCTCAGCAGATGTGCTGCTCTCCACAGCCACAGCCCCCAAGATGCTGGCCATCTTCTGGTTCCAGTCCATGGATATATCCTTTGGTTGTTGTGTGTCCCAGATGTTCTTCATACATTTCATCTTTGTGGCAGAATCTGCTATTCTCCTGGCCATGGCAtttgaccgctatgtggccatctgtcaccCCCTGAGATACACCACAATCTTAACCTCTTCAGTCACTGGGAAGATTGGCATAGCAGCTATGGTCAGGAGCGTCATCATCTGCCTTCCATTCACCTTCCTGGTACACAGACTTAGGTATTGTGGGAGAAACATCATTCCCCATTCCTACTGTGAGCACATGGGCATTGCCAGACTGGCATGTGACAATATCCGGGTCAACATCATCTATGGGCTGACTGTGGCCCTGCTGTCTACAGGACTGGACATTGTGTTCATCATGATGTCTTACACCATGATCCTTTGCACAGTGTTTCAGATACCTTCCTGGGCTGCCAGGTTCAAGGCCCTCAACACATGTGCTTCCCACATCTGTGTCATCCTTATGTTCTATGCCCcagcattcttttcattttttgcccATCGTTTTGGGGGGGAAACCATCCCTCATCATGTCCACATCCTAGTAGCCAACCTCTATGTGGTGGTGCCCCCTATGCTAAACCCCATCATTTATGGGGTCAAGACCAAACAGATTCAAGACCGAGTAATTCTCCTTTACTCCTGCATCACCACATGTTGTTAA
- the LOC123949566 gene encoding olfactory receptor 52A1-like: MSISNITVFMPSVLTLIGIPGLESVQCWIGIPFCAMYLFALIGNSVLLVIIISERSLHEPMYLFLGMLGVTDIVLGTSIVPKMLGIFWLHIPEIYFDSCLLQMGFIHTFQCIESGILLAMALDRYVAICYPLRYTAIFTHQLVTQIGAVVTLRAAILAAPSLVLIKCRFQFYHTTIISHSYCEHMAIVKLAAENVRINKIYGLFVAFAVAGFDMIFITLSYIQIFFTVFRLPQKEARWKAFNTCIAHICVFLQFYLLAFFSFFTHRFGAHVPPYIHILFSSLYLLVPPFLNPLVYGAKTKQIRIHVIKILCS; this comes from the coding sequence ATGTCCATCTCCAACATTACAGTCTTCATGCCTTCTGTGTTGACCCTAATAGGGATTCCAGGCCTAGAGTCTGTGCAGTGCTGGATTGGGATTCCATTCTGTGCTATGTATCTCTTTGCTTTGATCGGAAATTCTGTGCTTCTGGTCATCATCATTTCAGAGCGTAGCCTCCATGAACCCATGTACCTTTTCTTAGGCATGCTAGGAGTCACAGATATTGTACTTGGCACAAGCATTGTGCCCAAGATGCTTGGCATTTTCTGGCTACATATACCAgagatttattttgattcttgCTTGCTTCAAATGGGGTTCATCCATACATTTCAGTGCATTGAGTCAGGCATCCTCCTGGCCATGGCTCTGGACCGTTATGTGGCCATCTGCTATCCACTAAGATATACCGCCATCTTCACCCACCAGCTGGTCACCCAAATAGGGGCTGTGGTAACACTTAGGGCTGCCATTCTAGCAGCCCCATCTTTAGTACTGATTAAATGTCGGTTTCAGTTTTACCACACAACCATCATCTCCCATTCCTACTGTGAGCATATGGCCATTGTGAAGCTGGCTGCAGAAAATGTGCGGATCAACAAAATCTATGGCCTGTTTGTGGCATTTGCTGTTGCAGGATTTGACATGATCTTCATCACTTTGTCCTATATACAGATCTTTTTCACAGTTTTTCGTTTGCCCCAGAAGGAGGCTCGGTGGAAAGCATTCAATACCTGCATTGCCCACATCTGTGTCTTCCTCCAGTTCTACCTCcttgccttcttctccttcttcacaCATAGGTTTGGTGCTCACGTTCCCCCTTATATCCATATCCTCTTTTCTAGCCTCTACCTGTTGGTCCCCCCTTTTCTCAATCCACTTGTCTATGGTGCCAAGACCAAGCAGATCCGCATTCATGTAATAAAGATATTGTGTTCATAA